Genomic window (Acropora muricata isolate sample 2 chromosome 11, ASM3666990v1, whole genome shotgun sequence):
CAGTTTATTCCATATATATTTTCTCCATATCTCTCTCAGAGTGTATATAAGGCCACCAACTGGGAACTTAAGACAAGTTTTTAGTTaccaaaaaaagcaaattttagAGGACAAACCCTTCCACCAATCCTTCAAATAATACCATATTTATTATGGTGCCTGGAAAAGCCGAATAGTGAAATAGAAAATAGTCGCGAATAGCAAAAGGTACAAATTGTACGAATGGTAAAAATACGTAGTGGCAAACAGTCGCTAGACGAATAGTCGTGAGTAGTCACCGCATTAGTTCAGCGCTGATCCGGATTCCGTGAAATTGATCACTTGGAGCTATAGTGTTTATTCGCGAATGCTGATAGATAGATTCGACCAAGCACGCTCTGTGAAAACACAATAAAAGACATATATGAGACAAGTGGTCTGTTATTAGTTTATCAACGAGTTCTTAACGCTGCAGCCAGTTTAGTCTGTAATGCGCCTCGGTATTCGCATGTTACACCTGCTTTTCAACGAGCTCAATTTTAGAACAATATTATGTATTTTTGAATGATAAATTTTTAAAGTTAATTTATTTGTAGTATCACCATTATTGTAATTAGCATTATCTActattttttaacaattattatcgTAAATATCTTTAATTTCTATTCATTGTAATGCACCCATGATCATTTTATGAAATGGGCGCAGAAGAAGTATtaaactattactattattattataactgaAAAGACACAAACAAGCTGCTCTGATAACCTgttttaaaaaccaaaacatcaagttacaaaatttcagtgaattaATAATTACCTTTTCTTCACAGGACTCATGCTAGGGCTGTCCATCGCCAACATACAGAAAGCGGAAAACAGGAGGATAACCTAACAAAGACAAATTTACCCTTTTACAGCAATGAAAACGGGTGAAATCATGTTCAGAAAGACCTTTTGTCCTAAAAAGTGTCTACGCTTTTTAGCAGGAAAATCCCATTCCATAATGCTGCAAGGTTGACTAGGAGGTGTGTCCTATTTGCTATGATTTACCACTATCCGCCACTATTCACCACTGTTCGTACTATTCAATATTTGCAACTATTCACTATTCAGGTTTTCCAGACACCACATTTATTAGTAGTCCATTACCTTGTCTATATGTTTGTGTAGGTTTGggtgataataaaattataatgtGGTGCAAGTGAAAATTTTGGCAAGGTCAATCTGTTAACTGGACCCCGGGGCATTTTTAGATGTTGGACATAGCTACCCTCGGCTGTCAGTACTCTTGCTTTTTTTCCCCTCCAGTTAAGTCTCGTTTAAACTGGTATAATTTCAAGGGcaaattcttgttgttgttactataaaaataaattttctatAGTCACTCTTGTGAAGGACTATGTATACTTtacaagacaaagaaacaacTCCGCTTTATTCTGAACACATGCTCCTGCTAACCAGCAAACCAGGGAGCAATGCAAGGTTCCctacaagaaagaaagaaatacagAAATATGAATTAGGAGTTAAACTATGAAAAACTTAAATCCAAAAGACAATATTTTAACAAATGATAAGACTTACAGGAAAAAGGAGTACTCATTTAGCTACATAACATGCACTCCGTTTAACAGGATAAAAAAATAACGATTTAACATAATTTTCAGTCCGAacaacatagagggcaaaaatACTGCatcctgattggtcaatgaagggagtatctttttcttaattttgctttgcaaaGAGGGCAATATTACTAGCTCATGATTCGTCCTCAAGTTGCCTAGCAACTgcttattcaatcgagaagttgttctTCTGTAACGATGgtgtttcgagatagttgacaaggaaaattacatcaaagaattaaaggacaagagccaaaatgaaaacacgaagaatagcaCAGAATGCTGaaagaacattttaaaaaaGTGGGTGAATGGAAGGAACTTGTAAGCAAAATTAGAAGAGTATGAGTATGATGTCCTCAACCAACGATTGTCCCAGTTTTAAGCATtgagaaattcagtaattttgccctgtatgttattaacaagaaatcgcaatggatccttgCAAAATtgaggattaatatcacttgtgttttcagaagttgctgaaattgcccgtgCACAACTCAGGCAATTttagcaacttctgaaaaaacaagtgatattaatccttaattttactcacCCCTATGCATTACCTATACTTATATACTTAAACAAATTATTGCTCCCTTGGACAATAACAAGAAAACTCCTGAGACACTTAACTGATTGTGCTCACTGATGAGGAGGTGTAACCGAAGTAAAAAGGATAAGACCACAAAACtacatgaaaacaagaaagaaaagtgaACTATCCACAACAACTTtcaatccaatttttttttcagttttaaccACACCTTTTAAACTATTCAGTTATAACTTTCTCTACAGCACAAAACGGTACTGTAATTAGTTATGTTGTTTGTTGTGGCTTTAGCATTTTGTCTTAAGTTTCATTGtcttcactgaagcatgatacagtcccaagagtaacTTGTAGGCCGcccaaaatctctgtacggtggccaatttacattatcaactcccttgataaaaccaaatttttgtataccccaaaaatatagtcagtttccttggcagaaaaatattcttcctagtgacctgacctgtgacctgtgacctgacctgtgacctgtgacctgtgttttagacccgccgtgAAATGGCTGTATTTAATTCCGCACAAAAACGTATAATGGCATATAATTTTCGAAAATTCTCTATCAATAAGCTATGTTTCTTTGTTCATACCTTTAGAGATACATAGAAATTTTTTCCCGTAAATAAACCACATTTTCGCTGCGACGCTCACAACTTTCACAAATTATCAAGGCATTCCAGGCCGTCAATGATGCCGGCCATTTAGACCTGGGCTCTAGTATTTTCGTTATAATTCCGTGTCCAAGTACACTAAATGAAAAATCCCACAAGAATTCCTTATGTAAAACAGCACCAAACGTCATTCGACGTAACTACTaattactatttaacaattagactacgagcccgagttttctacgagcagatagtcaacgaggcgcagccgagtagactatcgctcgtagaaaatgagggcgagtaaatttatactaatcaCAATTAGTTAagtccaactagtggtctattatcaatgctgcgctctgattggttgagccactagtaggctatatgttatagcccactagtagcgaaaattgtaatgttttagcagcaaaaaaggattggtgtccagctttaacttgcaaaaaATGTTtcgtctcgatatttttttgaccaactagttggattttactaaaccaattattcctctcgccctcatagacTATGACTCATAGTCCATTCGgccttgaggaataattgttaactagaCGTAACTACAGATAACCACCTGGTACTACTCGTCACTACACGTTACTACAAATCACTACCCGTTATTAAACGTAATTAACAGATTATATTTGGATAATTGGAAGAAATATAACCATTAacagcttggaaaagaaaaaaaagcgcTCTACTTTACATTTactaacattatttttttttaactttgagtcaaaaaataTAAACTGcataaaacttgcgaaaaacgtttctacaaacacgttaaagttgttctatgcaaaaaacacctcaaaaaaaaacggctaatattcgaaaaaggagaccattttaaaaatggccgaacatggccacaatgcaaaggctatatatagcccatgcaaaataatcactttgggtcaaaaaataaaaatgcagaaaacatGCGGAAAACCTTTCTAcaaacacgttaaagttgttctatgcaaaaaacagctccaaaaaacagcttatattcgaaaaataagaccattttaaaaatcggcgcacatggccacaatgcaaaggctatagcccatgcaaaataatcactttgggtcaaaaaataaaaatgcagaaaacatGCGGAAAACCTTTCTAcaaacacgttaaagttgttctatgcaaaaaacagctgcaaaaaacagctaatattcgaaaaagaagaccattttgaaaatggccgaacatggccacaatgcaaaggctatagcccatgcaaaataatcactttgggtcaaaaaataaaaatgcagaaaacatgcaaaaacatttctacaaacacgtcaaggttgttctatgcaaaaaacagctccaaaaaacagctaatattcgaaaaagaagaccattttgcaaatggCCGAACATGGCCACAAttcaaaggctatggcccatgcaaaataatcactttgggtcaagaaataaaattgccgaaaacatgcggaaaacgtttctacaaacacgttaaagttgttctatgcaaaaaacaactccaaacaacagctaatattcgaaaaataagaacATTTTAATAATGGGCGCacatggccaaaatgcaaaggctatagcccatgcaaaataatcactttgggtcaaaaaataaaattgccgaaaacatgcgaaaaacgtttctacgaacacgttaaagttgttctatgcaaaaaacagctccaaaaaaacagcttatattcgaaaaataagaccattttgaaaatgggcgcacatggccacaatgcaaaggctatagcccatgcaaaataatcactttgggtcaaaaaataaaattgccgaaaacatgcgaaaaacgtttctacgatcacgttaaagttgttctatgcaaaaaacagctccaaaaagcagctaatattcgaaaaataggacttttttgaaaatgggcgcacatggccacaatgcaaaggctatagcccatgcaaaataatcactttgggtcaaaaaataaaattgccaaaaacatgcgaaaaacgtttctacgaacacgttaaagttgttctatgcaaaaaacagctccaaaaagcagctaatattcgaaaaataggacttttttgaaaatgggcgaacatggccacaatgcaaaggctatagcccatgcaaaataatgactttgggtcaaataataaaactgccaaaaacatgcgaaaaacatttctacaaacacgtcaaggttgttctatgcaaaaaacagctccaaaaaacagctaatattcgaaaaagaagaccattttgaaaatggccgaacatggccacaatgcaaaggctatagcccatgcaaaataatcactttgggtcaagaaataaaattgccaaaaccatgcgaaaaacgtttctacgaacacgttaaagttgttctatgcaaaaaacagctccaaaaaacagcttatattcgaaaaataagaccattttaaaaatcggcgcacatggccacaatgcaaaggctatagcccatgcaaaataatcactttgggtcaaaaaataaaattgccaaaaacatgcgaaaaacgtttctacgaacacgttaaagttgttctatgcaaaaaacagctccaaaaaccagcttatattcgaaaaataagaccattttaaaaatcggcgcacatggccacaatgcaaaggctatagcccatgcaaaataatcactttgggtcaaaaaataaaattgccaaaaacatgcgaaaaacgtttctacgaacacgttaaagttgttctatgcaaaaaacagctccaaaaaacagcttatattcgaaaaataagaccattttaaaaatcggcgcacatggccacaatgcaaaggctatagcccatgcaaaataatcactttgggtcaaaaaataaaattgccaaaaacatgcgaaaaacgtttctacgaacacgttaaagttgttctatgcaaaaaacagctccaaaaacaagcttatattcgaaaaataagaccattttaaaaatcggcgcacatggccacaatgcaaaggctatagcccatgcaaaataatcactttgggtcaaaaaataaaattgccaaaaacatgcgaaaaacgtttctacgaacacgttaaagttgttctatgcaaaaaacagctccaaaaagcagctaatattcgaaaaataggacttttttgaaaatgggcgcacatggccacaatgcaaaggctatagcccatgcaaaataatgactttgggtcaaataataaaactgccaaaaacatgcgaaaaacatttctacaaacacgtcaaggttgttctatgcaaaaaacagctccaaaaaacagctaatattcgaaaaagaagaccattttgaaaatgggcgcacatggccacaatgcaaaggctatagcccatgcaaaataatcactttgggtcaagaaataaaattgccaaaaacatgcgaaaaacgtttctacgaacacgttaaagttgttctatgcaaaaaacagctccaaaaaacagcttatattcgaaaaataagaccattttaaaaatcggcgcacatggccacaatgcaaaggctatagcccatgcaaaataatcactttgggtcaaaaaataaaattgccaaaaacatgcgaaaaacgtttctacgaacacgttaaagttgttctatgcaaaaaacagctccaaaaaccagcttatattcgaaaaataagaccattttaaaaatcggcgcacatggccacaatgcaaaggctatagcccattccaaattatcactttgggtcaaaaaataaaattgccaaaaacatgcgaaaaacgtttctacgaacacgttaaagttgttctatgcaaaaaacagctccaaaaaacagcttatattcgaaaaataagaccattttaaaaatcggcgcacatggccacaatgcaaaggctatagcctatgcaaaataatcactttgggtcaaaaaataaaattgccaaaaacatgcgaaaaacgtttctacgaacacgttaaagttgttctatgcaaaaaa
Coding sequences:
- the LOC136889980 gene encoding uncharacterized protein isoform X1 gives rise to the protein MWFIYGKKFLCISKVLWSYPFYFGYTSSSVSTIRNLALLPGLLVILLFSAFCMLAMDSPSMSPVKKRACLVESIYQHSRINTIAPSDQFHGIRISAELMR
- the LOC136889980 gene encoding uncharacterized protein isoform X2, yielding MWFIYGKKFLCISKGNLALLPGLLVILLFSAFCMLAMDSPSMSPVKKRACLVESIYQHSRINTIAPSDQFHGIRISAELMR